Part of the Candidatus Zixiibacteriota bacterium genome is shown below.
GATAGCTGCTCGGTTTCGGCCAGTGTCGCCTGGATGCTGACCGGCCCGCTGTTTTTGCCTTTGGTGGGGACTTCAAGCTCCTCCCGGACCGGTATCCAGACCTCGTCACCGGGGCTTAAGAGATCCTTTTCGTTGCGCTTATCCTTGAGTGCCTGGTTGGGAGGATGATTATATATAGTATCAGGATCAGCAATGTTATGCTGGCGGGCGATTTTGCCCATCCAGTCACCTTCCCTTACGATATACAATTTATCCGGCATACATGAAATATATTCCACCGGGTTCACTCGTCAAGCTTTAAGTATAAAAGCGGGAATCAGTCGACTACAATGCGGGGAATTTCCTCCGGCAGGCGTACCAGCACCTCGTAATTTAAATAGCTGGTCATATCCGAAAATGATCCGACCGAGATATGCTGTTTTTTCTGGTTGCCGATGATCGTGACCTCATCGCCTACCTCAACCAGGGGAACATCGGTGACATCGATCATCATCATATTCATATTGACCCATCCGACCACCAGCACCCGTCGACCCCTCACGAGAACATAGCCCTTGTTTGACAGGGTGCGCGAGAAGCCGTGATAGTAACCGATCGGTACGCAGGCTATTTTCTGCTTGCGGATCGTCATATATGCAGTGCCGTAACCGACGAACTCGCCCGGTTTGACCTGCTTGATGTTCATGATACGGCTTTTCCAGCTGATGATCCTTCGCAATGGGTCCTTGCGACGCTGGTTATCGGCATCGCCATTGCGCTGGTAATAATGCATCTGAGTCTCCCGGCTGGGCCAGTAGCCGTAGTGGGCTATACCGAAACGAACCATATTCATGATCGTCTCCGGGTATGTCAGCGCGGCGGCTGATGCAGCGGTATGGCAGATACCGGTGTCGAGGCCCACCGAACGCAGAGTGGCTACCATGCGGTTGTATTCTTCGGTCTGGTTTTTGATACGAATATAGTTGCCTATACTTTCCGCACCTGCATAATGTGTGCAGGTTCCGATCACCTGGATGAAATCGTAGTTGGATTTGATTTTTTCCACCGCCTGGTCGAGATACTCGTCATACAGTCCGGTCCGGTTGAGGCCGGTTTCGAGCTCGAGATGAATTTTGGCCGGCTTTTGAAGTTTCTTGGCGGCGACAAGTGCGTCATCGAGTTCCTTGTTGGAAAAAACGAAAAAGGAGATGTTGTTCTCGATCGCCCACTCGATCACATCCGGAGTGGTCTCACCCATGATCATGATGTGGCTTTCCTGGGTCTTGACCTTATTGGCAACATAGGCCTCATAGGGGCTGTAAACCGAAAAATGACGCACTCCGCAC
Proteins encoded:
- the alr gene encoding alanine racemase; amino-acid sequence: MEVSEKILHESFHTSRIELSRRALKKNIRFLKKYIGRNTIFSSVIKGNAYGHGIETFLPLAEECGVRHFSVYSPYEAYVANKVKTQESHIMIMGETTPDVIEWAIENNISFFVFSNKELDDALVAAKKLQKPAKIHLELETGLNRTGLYDEYLDQAVEKIKSNYDFIQVIGTCTHYAGAESIGNYIRIKNQTEEYNRMVATLRSVGLDTGICHTAASAAALTYPETIMNMVRFGIAHYGYWPSRETQMHYYQRNGDADNQRRKDPLRRIISWKSRIMNIKQVKPGEFVGYGTAYMTIRKQKIACVPIGYYHGFSRTLSNKGYVLVRGRRVLVVGWVNMNMMMIDVTDVPLVEVGDEVTIIGNQKKQHISVGSFSDMTSYLNYEVLVRLPEEIPRIVVD